The sequence CATCGACCGCAACGCGCAGCAGCGGCACATTGCGCGCACCATCCGAGGCGGCCAGCACCGCGCTGCCGGCGCGGGCGAGCCGCGCTTTCAGGCGCTGCTCGATCAATTGCGCCGGGGCCATGGTCCAGCGGCTGTCGGCAAACTGCTGCGGCTGCTGGCTGTTGGCATAGTCCAGCCGGTACAGCATGCGCGGATTGTCGAGGAAGGGTGACGAGGTCGCGCTGGCAATGCTGACGGCCGGCAGCACCCGGGCGACCTGGCTGGCGGCAGGCAGCGGGCCGAGGTCGAACTGCGTTGGCGCTGCAGCGGGTGTGGCGCAGCCGGCGAGCAGCAGCAGGCACGCGACGAGCAAGGTGGTTTTCATGGCGTTCCCGTCAAGGTGGCAAAGATAAAAAAAGGCGGCATCAGCGCACCGGCGCAACAAAGCCGGCTTCGCCCGGGCCGGGTGCCGCCGGGGCGGGACCGAACAGGATACTTTGCGGACGGTTGTTGAAGGTGTCGAGTGTCCGGTTGACCGCGTGCAGCGTCGAGTTTGCCTCGTCACCGAGCGGCAGAATCTTGAGCTCGATGCGGCCGGCCACCGATCCGAGCTGGTCGACTGTCGTTGCCAGCCGGTCCAGCGTACCGTCCGGTGCTTGCAGGCGCGTCGTGATGCCGGAAAAATTGCTGACCAGCTTGCCGGTATCGTCCGACAAGCGCTGGACCGAGGCCAGCGTGTCGCTGGCTTGCGTCGTCAGTGCCGGCAGGCGCGACAGCGTTGGTTCGAGCCGGGCCGGAATCGATTCGAGGGCGATGGCGGCTTTGCTGATATCGCTGAACGCGCCCAGCATCACGGCCTGATTATCGGGTGTCAGCAACCGATTGAGTCGCAGCGTCAGCGCTTCGGTCTGCTGGAGAATGACCAGGCCGCGCGTCTGCAGGTTATCGAACAGGCTGGGGCGCATCTCGATGCGGGCCGGTTTATCTTTCGAGCTGGTCAGCTTGACCGGCTTGCTGCCATCGTCATCAAGCTGCACGTACGCAATCCCGGTGACGCCCTGATAGCCGAGCACGCCATAGGTCGATTGCGTCATCGGCGTGCCCGGCCGGACGCTGATGTGGACCAGTATCTGGCCCGGCACGTTCGGGTCGAAAATGATCTCGTCGACCTTGCCGACATCAAGCCCGCGATAGCGCACGTCGGCTTGCGGATTGAGGCCGGGAACCGATAACTTGGTCGCCATTTCGAAGGGCACCCGCTCGATCCGGTCGCGGTTGAACCACATCGCCAGCAGGATGCCGGCCACCAGCAGGGCCAGCGTAAAAATACCGGCCATCAGGGCATGCGATTTATTTTCCATCAGCTTCTTTCCTTGTCCAGGACCTGTAGCGCGCGACGTCCGCGACCGCCCAGGAAAAATTGTTCGATGAACGGATGCGGCACCGCAATGACTTCCTGCGCCGTGCCAACCGCGATCAGATGTTTGTCGGCCAGCACCGCAATCCGCGTCGCCAGTGCCAGCAGCGTATCGAGGTCATGCGTGACCATCACCACGGTCAGTTGCATCGCCTCGCGCAATGAGGCGATCAGCGCAACGAAGCTGTCCGACAGGCTCGGGTCGAGGCCGGCAGTCGGCTCGTCGAGAAACAGCAGTTCCGGCTCCAGCGCCAGCGCCCGTGCCAGCGCAACCCGCTTGACCATGCCGCCCGACAGGTCCGATGGCATCTTGCACGCGTCGGCCGGGGTCAGTCCGACCATCTGTAATTTCAGCAGTACCGCATCGCGGATCAGGTCTTCCGGCAGCGTGCGCAATTCGCGCATCGGTTGCGCCACATTGTCGAAGGTCGTCAGCGCCGAGAACAGCGCACCGTGCTGGAACAGCATGCCCCAGCGTTGCCGCAACTGCTGCAGCTGCGCGTTGTCGGCTTGCTGCAGATCGGTGCCAAACACCTTCACGGTACCCGCAGCGGGGCGATCGAGTCCCAGCATTTGCCGCAGCAGCGTGGTCTTGCCGGAGCCGGAACCGCCGACCAGCGCAATGATTTCTCCCGGCCCGACCTGCAGGTCGAGGTGGTCATGGACCACCGTATTGCCATAGGCGGTACGCAGTGCGTTGATGTCGATTACCGGCGCGGCCATCAGAAACCGACCCCGCTAAAGACAATCGCAAACACCGCATCAGCCAGGATCACCACTGTGATGGCGGTGACCACCGAACTGGTGGTGCCGGCCCCGAGGCTCTCGGTATTGGCCTTGATACGGAAGCCGAAGTGGCAGGCCACCAGCGCGATCAGCCCGCCGAAAACGACGCCCTTGCCGATGCCGATCCAGTAGTTCGCCAGCGGCACCGCATCGGGCAGCTTGTGCAAAAAATAGCGCGGCGACAGGCCCAGCTCGAGGTTAGCGGCCACCATACCACCGAGTAGCGCCATCGCATCGGTCCAGATCACCAGTAGCGGCATCGCGATGGCCAGCGCCAGCACCTTCGGCATGATCAACCGGAAGCCGTGCGGCAAGCCCATCACCAGCATCGCATCGAGCTCTTCATTGACCCGCATCACGCCCAGCTGTGCAGTGATCGATGAGCCCGAACGACCGGCCACCAGGATCGCCGCCAGCAAGGGGCCGAGCTCGCGGATGATGCTCATGCCGAGAATATTGACCAGATAGATGTCACCGCCAAATGAATGCAACTGCTGCGCCGACAGATACGACAGCACGACACCGATCAGCATGCCGACCAGCGCAGTAATGCCCAGCGCCTGATAGCCGGTGCGATAAATGTTCGAGGAGATTTCTTTCCACGGACCACGCCGCGGGTTCAGGGCAAAGCGGCGCAGATCGAACATCAGCTGGCCGAGCAGGCCGACGACGTCGACCAGATGTCCGGTCAGCGATTGCGTGCGCGCGCCCAGCCGGATCAGCTGTTTCCAGCGTGGCTTCTGCACCTCGGGCAGCGTCAGCGGGCCAGCCTGTTCCAGCCGCTGGAAAAACTCATCCTGCCGGCCGGTCAGCACCAGGCCGGGCGGGCGGGTCTTGCCCCAGACATTCCAGAGCCATTGCGCACCGATGTGATCGATGGCGGTGATCTGCGTCAGGTCCCAGCCGGTAGGCTTGGTCAGTCGGGCCAGTGCGGCGTCGAGCTGCCCGATCACGCCGGCATCTGCCAGCGCATGGACTTGCCACGTGCCGGAGGCGACGATGACCGAGAGATGGGCGGGATCGACCGCGAGCGCCGGAGGGGCAGGTTTTTGCATGGGGGCCAGTGTAAGGGAGATCACCAGCAGCGTCACGGCAGCCGCTACAATGCCCCCATGAAATTGCTCCATTCCCCCGCCCGTATTGCCGCCGCGCTGCGCACCGCCGTGCCCGGCCTGACCATCGACGCCGTGGCCGAGACCGGCTCGACCAACGCCGACTTGCTGGCCCGGCTGGACCAGCTGCACGGTCCGGTATTTTTGGTGGCCGACCAGCAAACGGCCGGCCGTGGTCGCGCCGGGCGCACCTGGCATTCCGAACGTGGCGCCTCGCTGACGTTCTCGCTGGCGTGGCCGGTGCGGGTGCCCTTGCAGGCGTTGGTCGGTTTGCCGCTGGCCATTGGCGTGGCACTGGCCGACGTGTTGGCCGGACACGGGATTGCCGCGCAACTGAAATGGCCCAATGACCTGCTGGCCGATGGCAGCAAGCTCGCCGGTATCCTGATCGAAACCGCCGTCGACCGGCAAGCCGGTGCGCGCTTGTGGGCGGTCATCGGCATCGGTATCAACCTGTCGGAAAACGCCGCACTGGCCGCGCGCATCGGCCAGCCGGTGGCCGCACTGGCGGACGCCGGCGCGATCGACCGCGACCTGCTGCTGGCCGATTTGCTGGGCCACCTTTGCCTGACCTTGCAGGAATTCGAGGAATACGGTTTTGCGGTTTTTGCCGAACGCTGGAATGCCCTGCACACGCATCGCGGCCAGCCGGTCAGCATCATCGACCGTGGCCAGACCGTGTGTGAAGGCGTTGCCGTTGGCGTCGATGCGCAAGGCCGGCTGTTACTCGATACCGCGCAAGGCCGGCGCACCGTGGTGGCCGGCGATGTCTCGCTGCGCGCCGTGGAAGCCTGACCATGCTGTTGCTGATCGATGCCGGCAATACGCGGATCAAATGGGCGCTGGCCGACCCGCAGCAGCCGGCGGCATGGCAGGCCTCGGGCGCGGTGCCGCACGCCGGACTGGCCGCACTCGCATCGACCTGGCGTCCTGCCGGTGTGACCGCGGCGATCGTGGCCAACGTCGCCGGTGCCGCGCTGCAGGCGCAACTGGCCGCGCTGCTGCACGATGCACTGAGCGTGACGCCGCAGTGGTTCGTGTCGCGCGCCGAATGCGCCGGCCTGCGCAACGGCTATCGCGAACCGGCGCAGCTTGGCTGTGATCGCTTCGCTGCGATGATCGGTGCGCGGTCCCGCTATCCGGCGCAAGCCCTGCTGGTCGTCAGTTGCGGTACCGCGACCACCATCGATGCGGTCAGCGCGGAAGGCGACTTCATCGGCGGAATGATCCTGCCTGGCCTTGATTTGATGCTCACGGCACTGGCGCGCCACACCGCGCAATTGCCGCAGGTGGAACACGACGCCGTCACCCCGGCGCTGTTTGCGGACCGCACCGATGGCGCCATCTTCAGCGGTTGCCTGGCGGCGCAGGCCGGTGCGATCGAACGGGCGCTGGCCGCGCATGCTGGTGCACGCTGCGTCATGTCGGGCGGAGCCGCGCCGCGTGTCACTGCGGCGCTATCGGTGCCAACGGTATTGATCGATCACCTTGTGCTGCACGGTTTGCACGCCGCCTACTTCGCGACTCCCTCATGCTGAAATTCCTGTTGTGCTTCCTGCTCGTGGCCAATGCGGGTCTGTTTGCGCTGCAGCGCGGCTATCTTGATGCCTTCCTGCCGGACCAGCCCGATCCGCAGCGCCTGCAGCTGCAGCGTGATCCGGAGCGACTGCGCTTGCTGTCATTCGAAGCAGCCACGGCACCGGTGGCCGTCGCTGCGCCGGTCACGCTGGCTTGCATCGAACTGGGCGACTTCAGCGAGCCCGAAGCGGTTCACTTTGAAGCGGCGCTAGGTGCGCTCGACATCCGTAGCACGCCGGTGCGTCGCCGTCTTGCCGAGGAGCCCGCCAGCCAGATCGTGTTCATTCCGTCGCAAGGCGACAAGGAAGGTGCTGATCGTAAATCGGCCGAACTGCGTCGCCTTGGCGTGAAGGATTTTTATGTAGTGCAAACGGCCGGCGAGCGGCACTTCGGGATTTCGCTGGGGGTGTTCCGGAGCCGGGGCGCTGCCGATGCACGGCTGGCGGAATTGACGAGGCAGGGCGTGCGCAGCGCCCGCATCGGCGCGTTTGGCGTCGCCGCCAGCCGCTTTGCAATGCAGTTGCATGACCTCGATGACGCCGGCGTCACGGCGGCCATCGAACTCGCCGCAACGGTAGCAAAAGTCGCACGGCGCGAGTGCGCCGCGCGTTGATCAGAAGTCGATCGAGGCCGACAGCACGACCGTGCGCGGTGCACCAAGTACCAGATAGCCGGCACCCGGATAACCGCCTGCCGACGCCCAGTAATTCTTGTCGGTGAGGTTGTCGACCCGTGCCCGCAAGGTCAGTGCGCGTTCGCCGAACAGCGTCACGTAGCGCGCGCCGACACCGACCCGCGTCCACGACGGCAGCTCCTGCGTATTGGCACCATCGGCATATTGCGACGAAGTGACCACGGTACGACCGGTCAGCGTCAGGCCCCTGGCACCCGGCACATCCCACTCCGCGCCCAGATTGAATTGCTGACGCGGCACGCCGATGGCGTCCTTGCCGTCGTGGATGCCGTCGACAGTACTGACTTGCTTCGCATCGAGGACGGTCAGTCCGCCCAGCACACGCACGCCACGCACCGGCGTGCCGAATACCGACAGCTCCAGTCCGCGATTGCGCTGCTCGCCAAACACGCCGAAGACATTGTTGCGGACATACGCCGACGGTTGTGCCGTGGTGAACACGGCAGCACTCATGCCGACAGTGCCGGCGTCGTACTTGATGCCGATTTCTTTTTGTTTCGACTTGTACGGCGCAAATGTCTGGCCCAGGTTTGTCACGCCGTTACCGCTGGCGACCGCGCCTTGCTGCAAGCCTTCGATGTAGTTGGCATAGACCGACACATCCTTCATCGGCTTGATGACCAGACCCGCCATCGGCGTCACCATGCTCTGGTCATAGCGCGAGGTTTCGGCTGCGCTGGTGTAGTCGTAGCTGACATCCTTGATGGTCTGGTTGCGCGCGCCTATGGTCAGCAGCACGCGATCATTGGCGAAGGACATCGTGTCGGCCAGC comes from Actimicrobium sp. CCC2.4 and encodes:
- a CDS encoding ABC-type transport auxiliary lipoprotein family protein yields the protein MKTTLLVACLLLLAGCATPAAAPTQFDLGPLPAASQVARVLPAVSIASATSSPFLDNPRMLYRLDYANSQQPQQFADSRWTMAPAQLIEQRLKARLARAGSAVLAASDGARNVPLLRVAVDEFVQVFTTPASSTGQLTVRVAVFNERLLVAQKSFTQQRPAASADAAGGARALAGASDALITDVIDWLGTLPPQK
- a CDS encoding MlaD family protein, producing the protein MENKSHALMAGIFTLALLVAGILLAMWFNRDRIERVPFEMATKLSVPGLNPQADVRYRGLDVGKVDEIIFDPNVPGQILVHISVRPGTPMTQSTYGVLGYQGVTGIAYVQLDDDGSKPVKLTSSKDKPARIEMRPSLFDNLQTRGLVILQQTEALTLRLNRLLTPDNQAVMLGAFSDISKAAIALESIPARLEPTLSRLPALTTQASDTLASVQRLSDDTGKLVSNFSGITTRLQAPDGTLDRLATTVDQLGSVAGRIELKILPLGDEANSTLHAVNRTLDTFNNRPQSILFGPAPAAPGPGEAGFVAPVR
- a CDS encoding ABC transporter ATP-binding protein; the protein is MAAPVIDINALRTAYGNTVVHDHLDLQVGPGEIIALVGGSGSGKTTLLRQMLGLDRPAAGTVKVFGTDLQQADNAQLQQLRQRWGMLFQHGALFSALTTFDNVAQPMRELRTLPEDLIRDAVLLKLQMVGLTPADACKMPSDLSGGMVKRVALARALALEPELLFLDEPTAGLDPSLSDSFVALIASLREAMQLTVVMVTHDLDTLLALATRIAVLADKHLIAVGTAQEVIAVPHPFIEQFFLGGRGRRALQVLDKERS
- a CDS encoding ABC transporter permease codes for the protein MQKPAPPALAVDPAHLSVIVASGTWQVHALADAGVIGQLDAALARLTKPTGWDLTQITAIDHIGAQWLWNVWGKTRPPGLVLTGRQDEFFQRLEQAGPLTLPEVQKPRWKQLIRLGARTQSLTGHLVDVVGLLGQLMFDLRRFALNPRRGPWKEISSNIYRTGYQALGITALVGMLIGVVLSYLSAQQLHSFGGDIYLVNILGMSIIRELGPLLAAILVAGRSGSSITAQLGVMRVNEELDAMLVMGLPHGFRLIMPKVLALAIAMPLLVIWTDAMALLGGMVAANLELGLSPRYFLHKLPDAVPLANYWIGIGKGVVFGGLIALVACHFGFRIKANTESLGAGTTSSVVTAITVVILADAVFAIVFSGVGF
- a CDS encoding biotin--[acetyl-CoA-carboxylase] ligase encodes the protein MKLLHSPARIAAALRTAVPGLTIDAVAETGSTNADLLARLDQLHGPVFLVADQQTAGRGRAGRTWHSERGASLTFSLAWPVRVPLQALVGLPLAIGVALADVLAGHGIAAQLKWPNDLLADGSKLAGILIETAVDRQAGARLWAVIGIGINLSENAALAARIGQPVAALADAGAIDRDLLLADLLGHLCLTLQEFEEYGFAVFAERWNALHTHRGQPVSIIDRGQTVCEGVAVGVDAQGRLLLDTAQGRRTVVAGDVSLRAVEA
- a CDS encoding type III pantothenate kinase, with protein sequence MLLLIDAGNTRIKWALADPQQPAAWQASGAVPHAGLAALASTWRPAGVTAAIVANVAGAALQAQLAALLHDALSVTPQWFVSRAECAGLRNGYREPAQLGCDRFAAMIGARSRYPAQALLVVSCGTATTIDAVSAEGDFIGGMILPGLDLMLTALARHTAQLPQVEHDAVTPALFADRTDGAIFSGCLAAQAGAIERALAAHAGARCVMSGGAAPRVTAALSVPTVLIDHLVLHGLHAAYFATPSC
- a CDS encoding SPOR domain-containing protein, with product MLKFLLCFLLVANAGLFALQRGYLDAFLPDQPDPQRLQLQRDPERLRLLSFEAATAPVAVAAPVTLACIELGDFSEPEAVHFEAALGALDIRSTPVRRRLAEEPASQIVFIPSQGDKEGADRKSAELRRLGVKDFYVVQTAGERHFGISLGVFRSRGAADARLAELTRQGVRSARIGAFGVAASRFAMQLHDLDDAGVTAAIELAATVAKVARRECAAR